The following proteins are encoded in a genomic region of Drosophila willistoni isolate 14030-0811.24 chromosome 3R, UCI_dwil_1.1, whole genome shotgun sequence:
- the LOC6649875 gene encoding uncharacterized protein LOC6649875: MVFRSSTPKRNHNIQPVEQTTTINVQNKLAVKITPSPRPSPPHTAAPAGAAVEKDNKLVPEWLNASDFAEIVASTEPTFDKILSSTLELATKPGDNYASTVLKVDINVQLKDFSSKTKSYIVKVKPSQALEFLPHNLFSKEIEVYANYIAAFEKLYTDAGQPVQFSPRSYRLHKKDVQVEYLILDNLKAIGFELCDRMKGLDLEHTKHTLKKLAQWHAASIKYKELKGPYPEKFNNGLYSEQTAPIIKAMLATCKKSFLEIVSQFDSINEFKDKVNNLFEVYVDSIVEDAKIDDNDFNVLNHGDAWINNIMFQYHNDGQIKETYLLDHQIGKYGSPAQDLYFFLMSSTQLDIKVEKFDYFIRWYHENLVESAKLLNYNGFVPTLKELQIILLKHSIFGPVTVWNPLFICLIDTNEDFKVDLLMSDSPAAEALRKTTFGNERYKAHFELVMPWLNNRGLLNVDNIPKLQK; encoded by the exons ATGGTTTTCCGTAGTTCCACGCCAAAGAGAAACCATAATATTCAACCTGTTGAACAGACTACAACTATTAATGTGCAAAATAAGTTGGCGGTGAAGATCACACCCAGTCCCAGGCCAAGTCCCCCACACACTGCAGCCCCAGCTGGAGCAGCAGTTGAGAAAGATAATAAATTGGTTCCAGAATGGTTAAACGCAAGcgattttgctgaaatagttGCAAGTACTGAACCCACATTTGATAAGATTCTGAGTAGTACGTTAGAGTTGGCCACCAAACCAGGTGATAATTATGCCTCTACAGTGCTCAAAGTGGACATCAATGTGCAACTGAAGG ACTTCAGTTCGAAAACTAAGTCGTACATTGTAAAGGTGAAACCAAGTCAAGCATTAGAATTTTTGCCCCATAATCTCTTTTCCAAAGAGATTGAGGTCTATGCCAACTATATAGCTGCGTTTGAGAAATTATACACAGATGCTGGCCAACCCGTTCAATTTAGTCCCCGTTCATATAGGCTACATAAGAAAGATGTTCAGGTGGAATATTTGATTTTGGATAATCTAAAGGCAATCGGTTTCGAATTGTGTGATCGCATGAAGGGCTTGGACTTGGAGCACACCAAACACACATTGAAAAAATTGGCCCAATGGCATGCTGCTTCCATCAAGTACAAGGAACTAAAAGGCCCCTATCcagaaaaattcaataatgGCCTGTACTCTGAGCAGACAGCTCCAATAATTAAGGCCATGCTTGCTACTTGTAAAAAATCTTTTCTTGAAATAGTAAGCCAGTTCGATAGCATCAACGAATTTAAGGACAAAGTG AATAATCTTTTTGAAGTGTATGTAGATTCTATTGTAGAAGATGCTAAGATCGACGATAATGACTTCAATGTGCTGAACCATGGCGATGCTTGGATAAACAATATCATGTTCCAATATCACAATGATGGTCAGATCAAGGAAACCTATTTGCTTGACCATCAGATTGGCAAATATGGCAGTCCTGCCCAAGATCTTTACTTTTTCCTTATGAGTTCCACACAACTGGACATTAAAGTGGAGAAATTTGATTATTTCATTAGATGGTATCATGAAAATCTAGTGGAGAGTGCAAAGCTACTAAACTACAATGGTTTCGTGCCCACTCTCAAGGAGTTGCAAATCATCCTACTAAAGCATTCCATTTTCG GCCCGGTCACTGTTTGGAATCCATTGTTCATATGCCTGATTGACACAAATGAAGACTTCAAGGTTGATTTACTCATGTCAGACTCGCCTGCGGCAGAGGCATTGCGAAAGACTACCTTTGGCAACGAAAGATATAAGGCACATTTTGAACTGGTGATGCCTTGGCTGAATAACCGTGGCTTATTGAATGTTGACAATATCCCAAAACTGCAAAAGTAG